The Pyrenophora tritici-repentis strain M4 chromosome 2, whole genome shotgun sequence genome window below encodes:
- a CDS encoding WD40 repeat protein, producing MDGLSGAASVIAVIDMSAKIASLCFQYSMAVKDAKGDIERVQRKVGEITHILEKIKQLLDSQDKTRLSTTQGLFDSLRQCLGELEKLRVKLNPGKTRGIMARFDLRALKWPFTSKQVDKIVSTLEGHERSFSSTLQIDQTVLMLSIDQKLDLTKLPIAIGASFNSHNEEHNARCLPNTRTALLDEITTWANNNNGKSIFWLSGMAGTGKSTIARTVAQSFASRGQLGASFFFKKGEGERGNASRFFTTIATDLVACEPSMLPGIRKTLDEDFAISHKALKDQFEKLILQPLLGIKQPRSQALARVVVIDALDECEQEVDIRAILQLLARTKDIRPVPLRIVVTSRPELHIRIGFKEMPNGIYQDLVLHEVPRSTIEHDIRLFLEHELGMIRKERALASNWPAKQQILALVELAVPLFIYAATVCRYVGSKGSSPTAFLNKVLQYQKTTFSQLDRTYLPVLDQLLSEQEEDEKETWLQAFREIVGSVVVLESPLSAVSLARLLQVPQEEIKCRLDYLHSVLSVPDCEDAPVRLLHLSFREFLVNPQKEGKSQFWIDEKSTHKKLASRCLELMSGSTGLHPDMCNLSGPGVLRSEIDEQTVTSSLPPDLQYACRYWVDHLKQSQQPIVDEDTTHLFLQKHLLHWLETMSLMGESSRCVHLLDGLQAITDPSASFILTFLHDAKRFVLRFQSMIADAPLQIYCSALVFAPERSLIQQTFVDQVPQRVEMLSMKEADWDACRSTLEGHSSGVSAVAFSPDGQLVASASFDNTVRLWEVATGTCRSTLEGHSSFIEAVVFSPDGQLVASASRDKTVRLWEAATGMCRSTLKGHSDWVGAVAFSPDGQLVASASRDKTVRLWEAATGMCHTTLESHSDWVSAVAFSPDGQLVASASMDKTVRLWKAGTTNDETIQLWEAGIETYQDMIAHYCDYPRVVVFSPDGQLVASVSDDYIVRLWDAATGTCRNTLVGHSNTVTVVTFSPDGQLVASASYDRTVRLWEAATGTCRSTLEGHSSFIEAVVFSPDGQLIASVSTDKTVRLWDVPVRTCRSALKGHSNAVTAVIFSPDGQLVASASDNETVRLWESATGICYHTLDSHFEFPVRIDFSPDGQLLYTNEGDFFLPQTSAVTSLSRPQQQSLHIVVQEQWILRNRQCFLWLPPEYRSETTAVHEDMVCLGLVSGRVVLLKIF from the exons ATGGACGGCCTTTCGGGCGCAGCAAGCGTCATCGCGGTAATCGACATGTCCGCTAAGATCGCCTCGCTGTGCTTCCAGTATTCCATGGCTGTCAAGGACGCCAAGGGCGATATCGAGCGTGTGCAGAGAAAAGTTGGCGAGATCACCCATATCCTGGAGAAGATCAAGCAGCTCCTCGACAGCCAGGACAAGACGCGTCTCTCTACCACTCAGGGCCTGTTCGACTCGCTCAGGCAATGTCTTGGGGAGTTAGAAAAACTGAGAGTGAAGCTGAATCCAGGGAAGACTCGCGGAATTATGGCCAGATTCGACTTACGTGCGCTCAAATGGCCGTTCACAAGCAAGCAGGTTGACAAGATTGTTTCAACCTTAGAAGGACACGAGCGGAGCTTTAGCTCGACGCTGCAGATTGATCAGAC AGTTCTTATGCTTAGCATAGACCAGAAGCTTGATCTAACCAAACTGCCTATCGCAATAGGCGCTTCATTTAATTCCCACAACGAAGAGCACAACGCACGATGCTTACCGAACACCCGCACAGCGCTGCTTGACGAGATCACAACATGGGCGAACAACAACAACGGCAAATCTATATTCTGGCTAAGCGGCATGGCGGGTACGGGAAAATCTACGATAGCGCGGACGGTCGCTCAGTCATTCGCTAGCCGAGGGCAGCTCGGTGCAAGCTTCTTTTTCAAGAAAGGCGAGGGCGAGCGCGGCAATGCTTCACGCTTCTTTACCACAATCGCCACGGATCTAGTCGCCTGCGAGCCAAGCATGCTACCCGGCATTAGGAAGACGCTCGACGAGGACTTCGCTATCTCACACAAAGCTCTGAAAGACCAGTTCGAGAAGCTGATCCTGCAACCACTTTTGGGAATAAAGCAGCCTCGCTCGCAGGCCTTGGCGCGTGTTGTCGTGATAGACGCGCTGGACGAATGTGAACAGGAAGTAGACATTCGGGCGATCCTCCAGCTGCTTGCTCGGACAAAAGACATCCGCCCGGTCCCGCTACGGATCGTGGTAACTAGCCGACCAGAGCTACATATCCGCATAGGCTTCAAGGAAATGCCGAACGGCATATACCAAGACCTAGTCCTCCACGAAGTACCAAGGAGCACGATTGAACACGACATCCGTCTCTTCCTAGAGCATGAGCTCGGCATGATACGAAAAGAGCGCGCGTTGGCCTCGAACTGGCCAGCAAAACAACAGATCCTTGCGCTAGTTGAGCTGGCTGTGCCGCTATTCATCTATGCTGCTACCGTGTGTCGGTATGTTGGcagcaaaggaagcagccCTACGGCTTTTTTGAATAAGGTCCTGCAGTATCAGAAGACGACCTTTTCGCAGCTAGATCGGACGTACCTCCCTGTGCTCGATCAGCTGCTTAGTGAGCAGGAGGAAGATGAGAAAGAGACGTGGCTTCAGGCTTTCCGGGAAATTGTCGGCAGTGTTGTCGTTCTCGAAAGCCCACTCTCTGCTGTCTCACTTGCCCGCCTGCTTCAAGTTCCACAAGAGGAGATTAAGTGTCGGCTTGACTATTTGCACTCTGTTCTTAGTGTTCCTGACTGCGAGGATGCCCCTGTTAGACTCTTGCACTTATCTTTTCGCGAGTTCCTCGTTAACCCTCAAAAAGAGGGAAAGAGCCAGTTCTGGATAGACGAGAAAAGCACACACAAGAAGCTCGCCTCACGCTGCCTTGAGCTTATGTCTGGATCCACTGGTCTTCATCCGGACATGTGCAACCTCTCAGGCCCTGGAGTGCTAAGAAGCGAGATCGATGAGCAGACAGTTACTAGCAGTCTGCCACCTGATCTACAATATGCGTGTCGTTACTGGGTTGATCATCTCAAGCAGAGTCAGCAACCTATCGTGGACGAAGACACGACGCACCTCTTTCTCCAGAAGCACCTTCTCCACTGGCTGGAAACTATGAGTCTTATGGGAGAGTCGAGCAGATGTGTTCACTTGCTCGACGGCCTTCAGGCAATTACAGAT CCATCTGCAAGCTTTATCTTAACCTTTCTTCACGACGCTAAGCGGTTCGTTCTGCGGTTCCAATCTATGATTGCAGATGCTCCATTGCAGATCTATTGCTCCGCACTTGTGTTCGCACCCGAGAGGAGTCTGATACAACAGACTTTTGTAGACCAAGTACCACAGCGGGTTGAGATGCTATCTATGAAGGAAGCAGACTGGGACGCCTGTCGTAGCACGCTGGAGGGTCATTCTTCCGGTGTCAGCGCGGTGGCCTTCTCGCCAGATGGGCAGCTAGTCGCGTCAGCATCCTTCGACAACACAGTACGGCTGTGGGAGGTGGCGACAGGGACGTGTCGCAGCACCCTAGAGGGCCACTCTAGTTTTATTGAGGCGGTAGTCTTCTCGCCAGACGGGCAGCTAGTCGCATCGGCATCTCGCGACAAGACAGTGCGGCTGTGGGAGGCGGCGACGGGGATGTGTCGCAGTACGCTGAAGGGCCATTCCGACTGGGTCGGCGCGGTGGCCTTCTCGCCCGACGGGCAGCTGGTCGCGTCAGCATCTCGCGACAAGACAGTACGGCTGTGGGAGGCGGCGACGGGGATGTGTCACACCACGCTGGAGAGCCATTCCGACTGGGTCAGTGCGGTGGCCTTCTCACCAGACGGACAGCTGGTCGCATCGGCATCGATGGACAAGACAGTGCGGCTGTGGAAAGCGGGGACGACTAACGACGAGACAATACAGCTGTGGGAGGCAGGGATAGAAACGTATCAGGACATGATAGCGCACTATTGTGATTATCCTAGGGTTGTGGTATTCTCGCCGGATGGGCAACTGGTTGCATCAGTATCTGATGACTACATAGTACGGCTGTGGGACGCGGCGACAGGGACGTGTCGCAACACGCTAGTGGGGCATTCAAACACAGTTACGGTGGTGACCTTCTCACCAGACGGGCAGTTAGTCGCATCAGCATCTTATGACAGGACAGTACGGCTGTGGGAGGCGGCGACAGGAACGTGTCGGAGTACGCTGGAGGGCCATTCTAGTTTTATTGAGGCGGTAGTCTTCTCGCCAGACGGGCAGCTAATCGCATCGGTATCCACCGACAAGACAGTGCGGCTGTGGGATGTGCCGGTAAGGACGTGTCGCAGCGCGCTCAAGGGCCATTCAAATGCAGTCACGGCGGTGATCTTCTCGCCCGACGGGCAGCTGGTCGCGTCAGCGTCTGACAACGAGACAGTACGGCTGTGGGAGTCGGCGACAGGGATATGTTACCATACCCTAGACAGTCATTTTGAGTTCCCTGTGCGTATTGATTTCTCGCCAGATGGCCAGCTGCTTTACACGAACGAAGGGGATTTCTTTTTGCCTCAAACCTCAGCTGTCACATCGCTTTCTAGGCCGCAGCAGCAGTCTTTACACATTGTAGTACAGGAGCAGTGGATATTGCGCAACCGGCAATGCTTCCTATGGCTCCCGCCAGAATATCGATCAGAGACGACCGCAGTACACGAGGACATGGTTTGTCTAGGGCTTGTATCTGGTCGCGTAGTTCTGCTTAAAATTTTCTAG
- a CDS encoding Arp, Ankyrin repeat protein, translating to MRTCQFLLDIGADMDLQDEKGCTPLDTLIGDTLISLSMREHGPRMPNSSDFEHITKLFGRSSFDIVADYIKVSNFATIHKVLLGIQEDYETLLDYLEHPKSSSPSISTIDIQDSTGRSALAWAVEYGWVVATKALLQHGANPNQLVQSSNTASPLLHLAIAMPVSSNTDNGSLGVVKELLKAGADINAVDHENWTPLHVAASWNNYDIIQELVTFGGEILEWDLVTNDNQSAMDLSLNSGINHQVQSILKNRNRVSEHIYGRGHRDKDEDFESKEEQFFDSEETWCCV from the exons ATGAGAACATGCCAATTTCTGCTCGATATAGGCGCCGACATGGATTTGCAAGATGAGAAAGGATG CACTCCATTGGATACTCTGATAGGCGACACATTGATCTCTTTGTCTATGAGAGAACATGGACCACGTATGCCAAATTCATCTGACTTCGAGCACATAACCAAACTGTTCGGGAGGTCCAGTTTCGATATTGTTGCGGATTACATAAAAGTTTCAAACTTTGCAACCATCCACAAAGTCCTTCTAGGCATTCAAGAAGATTACGAAACCTTGCTCGACTACCTCGAACACCCCAAGTCATCCTCGCCTTCGATAAGTACCATCGATATCCAAGATTCAACAGGCAGATCGGCTCTTGCATGGGCCGTCGAGTATGGATGGGTCGTTGCAACAAAAGCCTTGCTACAACACGGAGCAAATCCTAATCAATTGGTGCAAAGCTCCAACACTGCGTCCCCTCTGTTGCACTTGGCCATAGCAATGCCTGTGTCGTCAAACACAGACAATGGAAGCTTAGGCGTTGTCAAAGAGTTGCTTAAAGCTGGTGCCGATATCAACGCTGTGGACCACGAGAATTGGACACCTCTTCACGTCGCAGCATCATGGAACAACTATGACATCATACAAGAACTAGTCACCTTTGGAGGTGAGATATTAGAATGGGATTTGGTAACAAACGACAACCAGTCCGCCATGGATCTCTCGCTCAACTCAGGGATAAACCACCAGGTTCAAAGCATCCTGAAGAATCGTAATCGCGTTAGTGAACATATCTATGGTAGAGGCCACAGAGATAAGGATGAAGATTTTGAAAGTAAAGAGGAGCAATTTTTTGATTCAGAAGAGACTTGGTGCTGTGTCTAG